Proteins encoded in a region of the Ancylomarina subtilis genome:
- the queG gene encoding tRNA epoxyqueuosine(34) reductase QueG, whose product MNLTLAAKSQLIKDKAHELGFDLCGIAEANFLSEEKEHFTDWLSKDYHGQMGYMANNVEKRLDPRLLVENTKSVVVVALNYYPESKQEDAKAPVLAKYAYGKDYHFVLKEKLNTLLEYINEEIGETQGRAFVDSAPILEHAWARKAGLGWIGKNSLLLNRKLGSFMFLGELLIDLPLVYETETYPDFCGGCNRCIRSCPTDAIVAPQVVDGSKCISYFTIELKDDIPEEMKGKFQNRVFGCDICQDVCPWNRMVKPHSVEAFKPNPKILSLSKDEWFAMDAHKFGDLFKNSAVKRTKFKGLKRNLDFLIE is encoded by the coding sequence ATGAATCTAACTTTAGCAGCAAAATCTCAACTTATAAAAGATAAAGCCCACGAGCTTGGTTTTGATCTTTGCGGAATTGCTGAAGCAAATTTTTTATCAGAAGAAAAAGAGCACTTCACCGACTGGCTGTCTAAGGATTACCATGGTCAGATGGGGTATATGGCCAATAATGTTGAGAAGCGTCTCGATCCGAGACTTTTGGTAGAAAATACCAAATCGGTTGTCGTGGTGGCACTCAACTATTATCCTGAAAGCAAGCAGGAAGATGCTAAGGCGCCTGTTTTGGCAAAATATGCCTACGGAAAAGATTATCACTTTGTGTTGAAGGAGAAGCTAAATACTTTATTGGAATATATCAACGAAGAAATTGGTGAAACTCAGGGGCGAGCTTTTGTCGATTCGGCTCCTATTTTGGAACATGCCTGGGCGCGAAAAGCCGGATTGGGTTGGATTGGGAAAAATTCACTCCTTTTGAATCGCAAGCTGGGCTCCTTTATGTTTTTGGGCGAGCTGCTAATTGACTTGCCTTTGGTTTATGAAACTGAAACTTACCCTGATTTCTGTGGTGGTTGTAACCGATGTATTCGTTCTTGTCCAACTGATGCTATTGTTGCACCCCAAGTGGTTGATGGGAGTAAATGCATTTCCTATTTTACTATTGAACTAAAAGATGATATCCCAGAGGAGATGAAAGGTAAATTCCAAAACAGAGTTTTTGGTTGTGATATCTGTCAGGATGTGTGTCCCTGGAATAGAATGGTAAAGCCACATTCTGTTGAGGCATTTAAGCCTAATCCTAAAATTTTATCACTATCTAAAGATGAATGGTTTGCCATGGATGCTCATAAATTTGGAGACTTGTTTAAGAATTCAGCAGTTAAAAGAACGAAATTTAAGGGA